A stretch of DNA from Paenibacillus albus:
TGAACCATATGGACTTCCAATTCCCGATTGTGGTTAAGCCAGAGAACAGTAATGCTTACGAATATTTGCATTGCGAATTCGAAGGGAAGAAGAAGGTATTCTTCTTTAATACGAAGGACGATTACTTGAAGATGGTCAGAAGCATGAATACATCCGATTACAAAGGAAAGCTGATCATTCAAGAATTTATTCCTGGCGGGGACAGCTCCATGCGCGTCATTAACAGCTTCTCGGATGACAACGGACAAGTTCGGATCATGTGTCTTGGTCAGCCGGTGCTTGAGGAATATACGCCGAAGACGCTTGGAAACTATGCCGCGATTATTAGCCGTTCAGATAAAGCGATCTATGAAAAGATCAAGAAGTTCCTTGAAGAGATCGGCTATATCGGCTTCTCCAATATCGATATGAAGTATGACAGCAGAACAGGCAAGTATATGCTGTTTGAAATTAATCCGCGCCTTGGCAGAAGCAGTTTCTTTGTAAGGGCTGCCGGGTTAAATATGATTGAAGCTTTGATCGATAACGTCGTTTATGGCAAGAATGAGGCGACAATTTACAGCGATCGGACAGCGCTCTGGACGAACGTGCCACGAGCAGTCCTTCGCAAATATGTAACTGAACCGGCGTTATCTGCGGAGATTAATGCGCTCTATAGGCAGAAAAAAGTGCTCAAGTCGCTCTGGTACAGCAAGGATCTGAATATGAAACGCATATTACGAGTGTCGCGTTACTATTTCGGACATATCAACAACTATCGAAAGTATTATTTTGATAAATTGGATGCTTCAATGACCGAACTATAATGCAGCCTTGAAAGGGAAGGTAGGGGATACCGCATGCTGCGAAAGCTAGCGATTGCGTTAGGTGTGCTTGTCGTCCTGGCAGGAGGCGTATTTCTCTATTATAAAGACACCATCATCGATACGGTTCATTTTGCCAAACAGACGAAAGAGACGGTATCGAAGGTCAATGAGGTCAACAACAAGCTGCCTGCATTGATTGAGCAAGCGAAGGAGATCCAGAAGCAGGGAACGGGCGATGCAGCCAAGACGGCGGACAAATCTGTGGCAGAGCAGGAGATCAAGAAACAATTGATCACAGTCAAACAAGTGATCAATAAGTTGGTTGAGACCGAGCCGCCTGCAAAGCTGAAGAGTCTGCAAGAGAAGCTCGCATCGAACTCGGATGAGGCAAACCGGCAGATTGACGAATATATTCGTCAAATCGATAACGGCAATTTCGACCCGGAGCAATTCCAAGCTATCTATGAGCAGATGAAGGATACACCTGAGTTTAAAGAAGCGGAGAAGTACTTGAAATTGTTGAAATAAACATGCAGGAGCAGTCGATTACTCGTTAATCGGCTGCTTTTTCTATTGCTCAAGTTTACGTTCCTTGTTACTGGTAAAGACTTACAGTAATAAAGGCGTTACAGAAAGCGGAATCAGAATGGAACTCACCAATATCTCCTTCAAAGCCTTATCGATCACGAGTGAAATCGACCTCAACAAAATCGCCATCCACTTAGGAATGCCGAAGAAATATACGTGGGAGCAGCCGCTCATTCTAAGAACGAATGAGCTAAAGACGATCTATCCGGCAAGAATCAACGAGCTGCAGCAGGTGCTCGTATTTTCGTTTGGCAGCGTCGTCTTTGTGAATCATACGGGGAAGGGCGAAATCCAGCTCCTTCTGAAGTTCCTCCAAACCTTCGAGAAGGATATCGATCTGTCGCGCACGGATAGCTTCACGGATGATTATAGTCTACATGTCGAGCCCATCGAGAGCATGGAGCTGACGGACGAGTATGTCGTCGTGAAAGAGTATGAATTTTTCTTACCGGAATTAATTGCAACCGTGCTGGCCAAATCGGTCGCGCTTGAGAAGGCCGAGCAGCAGTTAGGCCGCGTTCAAGATGGCATCGAAGTGATGATCGAGCGGTTGGAGAAAGGCAAGCTACGGATCAGCAACAAGGTATTGGCAAGTACGACTGCGAAGATCGTTCGGCATGAATTCAATACGCTCGCCTATATTATGATACTGGACAAGCCCGAGGTCACATGGACCCATCAATCGGCGAGCCAGTTTTACGAGCAGATGATGAATTTCTTTGAATTAAACGATCGCTATACGATATTAAAAAGCAAGACGGACATTCTGTATCACATTACCGAAGGATTCTCCGACATCAGCCATTCGATCCGAGGTCTGTTCGTAGAATGGATTGTCGTTATACTCATTGTCATCGAAGTCGTCATTACGATCTTGCAAATTCTGGGCTGGGTTCCGACTCATTCGTAACCATACGACAAGGAGAGACCGCATGTGAGGCGTTCGAGAGCTTACCTTTCACAATTCAGCACCAATCAGCTTCATCTGCGGAATCCATGGGTGGTCACTTTCTTCGCTTTCTCCTATCCCGGCTTCGGAAACTTACTGTTACATCGCTATGCGAAAGCATTCATCCTCATCTTGTGGGAAATCTTCATCAACAATCAGGCTAAGGTTAATCTTGCCATTATGTATACGATGCAAGGTCATTTCGACACCGCGAAAGCCGTCATTAACGAGCGATGGTTTATTCTCTATGTCGGCATCTATATGTATGCGATATGGGATTCCTACCGGTCTACGATCGATCTGAATAAACAATATTTGCTCGCGGATCGTGAAGATGCGCTGCTGTTTCCGATCAAGATGGGTACTTGGGATACGAATTATCTCGATAAGCGAGTGCCATGGATGGCTCTAGCATGGTCGGTGCTTATCCCGGGCCTTGGACATCTTTACGTGCATAAAGTGATATCCGGCCTTTTTATTTTCGGTTATACCATTGCTATTGTGTACTATTCGCATCTGCCCGAAGCCATTCACGATACCTTAATCGGTGATTTCGAACATTCAAAGCAAATCATCAATATGCAGTGGTGTCTCTATTTGCCTTCGATCTATACGTTTATTTTCTATGATGCCTACGTCTCTGCGGTGGAGCAGAATAAGCTGTTCGAGAAAGAACAATCCCAATTTCTAAGATCAAATTATCGGGAGCATGGCCTCCAATTATCTCAGTTGCTGAAGGTGGATAAGATGCTTGTAGTCGCGACATTCGATCAATCCATATACCTTGAACTGGCAATTACCTCAATTGAACAGTTAGGTATTCCAAGAAATAACCTGCATGCCTTCCCGATGGATAAGTGGAGAGAGCCGCGCAAGCCATTCGATTCTATTCATAGCGCTGATGGGTTCAGTATGCTGGACTTAGCTGCAATACTCGGGACATGCTTTATGCTCTTAGGCGCGATTTACGGATTTGAGTTGGATTG
This window harbors:
- a CDS encoding carboxylate--amine ligase, which translates into the protein MKSYDFLPIILGSDENAYGNVRLIHERYQIKPLLLCSRLLIPTMNSSLFDLVQIDRFDSESVFPGALLKILEKHAAPNRKLVVIPCSDYYAGMLSRHYSTFKGLIANHFISDSLLDTLDTKDKFYKLCEKHGMDYPKTIVSEPQERESALNHMDFQFPIVVKPENSNAYEYLHCEFEGKKKVFFFNTKDDYLKMVRSMNTSDYKGKLIIQEFIPGGDSSMRVINSFSDDNGQVRIMCLGQPVLEEYTPKTLGNYAAIISRSDKAIYEKIKKFLEEIGYIGFSNIDMKYDSRTGKYMLFEINPRLGRSSFFVRAAGLNMIEALIDNVVYGKNEATIYSDRTALWTNVPRAVLRKYVTEPALSAEINALYRQKKVLKSLWYSKDLNMKRILRVSRYYFGHINNYRKYYFDKLDASMTEL
- a CDS encoding RMD1 family protein yields the protein MELTNISFKALSITSEIDLNKIAIHLGMPKKYTWEQPLILRTNELKTIYPARINELQQVLVFSFGSVVFVNHTGKGEIQLLLKFLQTFEKDIDLSRTDSFTDDYSLHVEPIESMELTDEYVVVKEYEFFLPELIATVLAKSVALEKAEQQLGRVQDGIEVMIERLEKGKLRISNKVLASTTAKIVRHEFNTLAYIMILDKPEVTWTHQSASQFYEQMMNFFELNDRYTILKSKTDILYHITEGFSDISHSIRGLFVEWIVVILIVIEVVITILQILGWVPTHS
- a CDS encoding DUF6376 family protein; this encodes MLRKLAIALGVLVVLAGGVFLYYKDTIIDTVHFAKQTKETVSKVNEVNNKLPALIEQAKEIQKQGTGDAAKTADKSVAEQEIKKQLITVKQVINKLVETEPPAKLKSLQEKLASNSDEANRQIDEYIRQIDNGNFDPEQFQAIYEQMKDTPEFKEAEKYLKLLK